In a genomic window of Zingiber officinale cultivar Zhangliang chromosome 9B, Zo_v1.1, whole genome shotgun sequence:
- the LOC122022759 gene encoding probable WRKY transcription factor 27 has translation MSTPLSLALSSIPALTKSQRPIPVAVPLLLLSTPATVGWRMFTAAAEMDGDNWDLGAVVRSCRPSGSSAARDAVWAFPPLPEPFQAVEGGQGGVFVSRSSRSAAFLGSNLLPLPREADRLSCQTPRSRRRKSRQQQQLKKVVRHVAADDLSSDICAWRKYGQKPIKGSPYPRGYYKCSSSKGCPARKQVERSQADSALLIITYTGEHSHSMPTNYNSLDGSTSYEFPRSPSGSNQEASPLYSAAAAPELSPTTPLSASILRRTKKREGSVDEAEVEEAKDNDEGGLLVEDMEIISEDDLLFLGGVTSPTVADMTTTSDGDSIFPLL, from the exons ATGTCAACTCCACTATCTCTTGCCTTATCCTCCATCCCTGCCCTTACGAAAAGTCAGCGCCCCATTCCTGTCGCCGTTCCATTACTTCTGTTGTCAACGCCAGCGACCGTTGGGTGGAGGATGTTCACGGCGGCGGCGGAGATGGACGGAGACAACTGGGACCTCGGCGCAGTGGTGCGGAGCTGTCGCCCGTCGGGGTCGTCGGCAGCGAGGGACGCCGTGTGGGCGTTCCCGCCGCTTCCAGAGCCCTTTCAGGCGGTGGAGGGCGGCCAAGGCGGCGTCTTTGTCTCCAGATCCTCTCGCTCCGCCGCTTTTTTGGGGTCGAATCTACTTCCGCTTCCTCGGGAGGCGGATCGGCTGAGTTGTCAAACTCCCCGCTCTAGGCGAAG GAAGAGCCGCCAGCAGCAACAGCTGAAGAAGGTCGTGCGTCATGTCGCCGCCGACGATCTCTCCTCGGACATCTGCGCATGGCGGAAGTATGGCCAGAAACCGATAAAAGGATCGCCGTATCCTCG GGGATACTACAAGTGTAGCAGCTCAAAAGGCTGCCCGGCCCGGAAGCAGGTGGAACGGAGCCAGGCGGATTCGGCACTGCTCATCATCACCTACACCGGCGAGCACAGCCACTCCATGCCGACGAACTACAACTCCCTGGACGGAAGCACCAGCTACGAGTTTCCCAGGTCGCCCTCCGGCAGCAACCAAGAAGCCAGTCCTCTATATTCCGCCGCCGCCGCACCTGAGCTCTCCCCCACCACGCCGCTCTCCGCCTCCATCCTCAGGCGGACAAAGAAACGGGAAGGCAGCGTGGATGAGGCGGAGGTTGAAGAAGCAAAAGACAACGACGAGGGGGGATTGCTGGTGGAGGACATGGAAATAATAAGCGAGGACGATTTGCTCTTCCTGGGCGGCGTCACCTCGCCCACGGTGGCGGACATGACCACGACATCTGACGGCGACTCCATCTTTCCTCTCTTGTGA
- the LOC122022757 gene encoding ATP-dependent DNA helicase DDX11 isoform X2 has product MRRSKGTSGCPMLRQQKLQKLFKNEVWSTDAMDIEDLVQLGSKIGTCPYYGARNMVPSSDIIVLPYQSLFLRSARESLSINLKKSIIIIDEAHNLADSLTNMYNAKISETQLKRILDVLEFYINKFRSCLGPGNRRYIQTLIVLIQSFLQKLHEFLGTSSYRDEQGIKGSLADTSMTINDFLFSLNIDNLNLVKLHRYIKDSKIIHKISGYGTKLASLQSHNSICSDSQNNSEEGSILSGFQTLDNIIISLVHNDRDGRILLSRPKLSGQKEEGYIKFMMLSGHTIFSEVLDQAYGVVLAGGTLQPIEETRVRLFPNLSRDEVHFYTCNHIVPPESILPIVVSHGPSGVDFDFSYNSRNSLNMIGELGRLLCNLVAIVPEGFVVFFSSFDYEGRVYDAWKASGVLSKISKKKIVYREPKSSNDVEHVLKKYKETIASCDTILKDTGINGAVLLAVVGGKISEGINLSDGMGRCILMVGLPYPSPDIELIERVQHIEGLGQAIPQRCNKPFRNSSNDGHEAESGFGFLRRCKQRGKEYYENLCMKAVNQSIGRAIRHVNDYAAVLLVDSRYACSQLSQNMSHPTNKLPLWIKQRLVSSTQNYGEVHRLLHKFFQFNRQKRHTGGAEAQIGLGYS; this is encoded by the exons ATGCGACGTTCAAAGGGCACATCTGGTTGTCCAATGTTACGGCAACAGAAGTTGCAAAAACTATTCAAGAATGAAGTGTGGAGCACAGATGCAATGGACATTGAGGATCTTGTTCAGCTAGGAAGTAAAATTGGTACATGCCCTTACTATGGTGCCCGCAACATGGTTCCTTCATCTGACATAATTGTGCTTCCTTACCAATCCTTATTTTTGAGGTCGGCACGTGAGTCATTAAGTATAAATTTGAAGAAAAGTATAATAATTATTGATGAAGCCCACAACTTAGCAGATTCTCTAACCAACATGTACAATGCAAAGATCAGTGAGACACAG TTGAAGCGAATACTAGACGTCCTCGAGTTTTATATCAACAAATTTCGTAGTTGCCTGGGTCCAGGAAATCGCCGTTACATCCAGACCCTTATAGTGTTAATCCAGTCCTTTCTTCAAAAGTTGCATGAATTCCTTGGCACCAGTTCTTACAGAGATGAGCAAGGGATTAAAGGGTCACTTGCTGACACTTCCATGACTATAAATGATTTCTTATTTTCACTTAACATTGACAACCTCAACTTAGTGAAACTCCACAGGTACATCAAAGACAGCAAAATAATTCACAAG ATAAGTGGCTATGGAACTAAACTGGCAAGCTTGCAAAGTCACAATTCCATTTGTTCTGATAGCCAGAATAATAGTGAGGAAGGAAGCATCTTATCTGGCTTTCAGACATTAGATAATATCATTATTTCACTGGTTCACAATGATAGAGATGGAAGAATATTACTCTCAAGACCAAAATTATCTGGTCAGAAAGAGGAAGGATACATTAAATTTATGATGCTGTCTGGACACACAATCTTTTCTGAG GTCTTGGATCAAGCATATGGTGTTGTTCTGGCTGGGGGAACACTTCAACCCATTGAAGAGACAAGAGTACGCCTCTTCCCTAATTTGTCACGGGATGAAGTACATTTCTACACATGCAACCATATTGTCCCTCCAGAGAGCATTTTGCCTATTGTAGTTTCGCATGGCCCATCAGGCGTTGACTTTGATTTCAGTTATAATTCAAGAAATTCTTTGAACATG ATTGGAGAGCTAGGGCGCCTACTTTGCAACCTCGTGGCAATTGTTCCAGAAGGATTTGTAGTGTTTTTCTCTTCCTTTGACTACGAAGGACGGGTTTATGATGCATGGAAAGCTTCGGGAGttctttcaaaaatttcaaagaaaaaaattgtGTACAGGGAACCTAAAAGTAGTAATGACGTTGAGCATGTACTCAAGAAGTACAAGGAAACCATTGCAAGTTGTGATACAATATTGAAAGATACTGGAATCAATGGAGCTGTTCTGTTAGCAGTGGTTGGGGGAAAGATCTCTGAAGGTATAAATCTTAGCGACGGCATGGGTCGTTGCATTCTAATGGTTGGTCTTCCATATCCAAGTCCTGATATAGAACTGATTGAAAGAGTACAACATATAGAAGGACTAGGACAAGCCATACCACAGAGGTGCAACAAGCCCTTTAGGAATTCATCTAATGATGGACACGAGGCTGAGTCTGGTTTTGGCTTCTTACGAAGGTGCAAGCAAAGAGGAAAAGAGTATTATGAGAACTTGTGCATGAAGGCCGTAAATCAATCAATTG GTCGAGCGATCAGGCACGTAAATGACTATGCTGCAGTTTTGTTAGTTGACTCACGTTATGCTTGCAGCCAATTAAGCCAAAACATGTCACACCCGACGAACAAACTACCACTCTGGATAAAGCAGCGGCTTGTCTCATCTACTCAAAACTATGGTGAAGTCCATCGGTTGCTGCATAAGTTTTTCCAATTTAATCGACAAAAGCGGCATACAGGAGGAGCAGAAGCACAGATAGGACTCGGATATTCATGA
- the LOC122022757 gene encoding ATP-dependent DNA helicase DDX11 isoform X1: protein MGEEDTNPRPRRDFPAFPFEPYPIQTEFMSFLYSFLDKGGGVAMLESPTGTGKTLSLICSAMQWVVDHKEKKQLLKSMKTDAKLGEANDDGNCDEPQWMRDFDITDVEKKEVPRKRSEFGVGDFDKKRSGAKSANVEKMGVQSLDDEEDFLLEEYISEDESTEGGFEKSKRKRDADSNWSSSSDEEEDEEVTPKVYFCSRTHSQLSQFVDEFRRTRFALALKVTCLGSRKNLCINSDVLKLRNPSRINERCLELQKNQKDAKLKVLDDKGKMRRSKGTSGCPMLRQQKLQKLFKNEVWSTDAMDIEDLVQLGSKIGTCPYYGARNMVPSSDIIVLPYQSLFLRSARESLSINLKKSIIIIDEAHNLADSLTNMYNAKISETQLKRILDVLEFYINKFRSCLGPGNRRYIQTLIVLIQSFLQKLHEFLGTSSYRDEQGIKGSLADTSMTINDFLFSLNIDNLNLVKLHRYIKDSKIIHKISGYGTKLASLQSHNSICSDSQNNSEEGSILSGFQTLDNIIISLVHNDRDGRILLSRPKLSGQKEEGYIKFMMLSGHTIFSEVLDQAYGVVLAGGTLQPIEETRVRLFPNLSRDEVHFYTCNHIVPPESILPIVVSHGPSGVDFDFSYNSRNSLNMIGELGRLLCNLVAIVPEGFVVFFSSFDYEGRVYDAWKASGVLSKISKKKIVYREPKSSNDVEHVLKKYKETIASCDTILKDTGINGAVLLAVVGGKISEGINLSDGMGRCILMVGLPYPSPDIELIERVQHIEGLGQAIPQRCNKPFRNSSNDGHEAESGFGFLRRCKQRGKEYYENLCMKAVNQSIGRAIRHVNDYAAVLLVDSRYACSQLSQNMSHPTNKLPLWIKQRLVSSTQNYGEVHRLLHKFFQFNRQKRHTGGAEAQIGLGYS, encoded by the exons ATGGGAGAAGAGGACACGAATCCGCGGCCGCGTCGCGACTTCCCGGCCTTCCCTTTCGAGCCCTATCCCATCCAAACCGAGTTCATGAGCTTTCTCTACAGCTTCCTCGACAAAGGCGGCGGCGTCGCTATGCTCGAGAGCCCCACCG GAACCGGTAAAACCCTAAGCCTCATTTGTAGCGCTATGCAATGGGTCGTCGACCATAAGGAAAAGAAACAGCTACTGAAGTCTATGAAGACGGATGCGAAACTGGGCGAAGCCAACGATGATGGAAATTGCGACGAGCCCCAGTGGATGAGGGACTTTGATATCACAGATGTAGAAAAGAAAGAGGTTCCCAGAAAAAGAAGTGAGTTTGGGGTTGGAGATTTTGACAAGAAGCGCTCTGGAGCAAAATCAGCAAATGTGGAAAAGATGGGTGTGCAGTCATTGGACGACGAAGAGGATTTTTTGTTGGAGGAATATATAAGTGAAGATGAAAGCACGGAGGGCGGCTTtgaaaaatcaaagaggaagagggatgCTGATTCTAATTGGAGCAGCAGCAGTgatgaggaggaagatgaggaagTGACACCTAAGGTATATTTTTGTAGCAGGACACATTCACAGCTGTCACAGTTTGTGGATGAATTCAGAAGGACGAGGTTTGCTTTGGCTCTCAAAGTTACATGTTTAGGTTCAAGGAAGAACTTATGTATTAATTCAG ATGTTTTAAAGCTTAGGAACCCAAGCCGGATTAATGAGAGATGCTTGGAGCTGCAAAAGAATCAGAAGGATGCGAAACTCAAG GTTTTGGATGACAAGGGGAAGATGCGACGTTCAAAGGGCACATCTGGTTGTCCAATGTTACGGCAACAGAAGTTGCAAAAACTATTCAAGAATGAAGTGTGGAGCACAGATGCAATGGACATTGAGGATCTTGTTCAGCTAGGAAGTAAAATTGGTACATGCCCTTACTATGGTGCCCGCAACATGGTTCCTTCATCTGACATAATTGTGCTTCCTTACCAATCCTTATTTTTGAGGTCGGCACGTGAGTCATTAAGTATAAATTTGAAGAAAAGTATAATAATTATTGATGAAGCCCACAACTTAGCAGATTCTCTAACCAACATGTACAATGCAAAGATCAGTGAGACACAG TTGAAGCGAATACTAGACGTCCTCGAGTTTTATATCAACAAATTTCGTAGTTGCCTGGGTCCAGGAAATCGCCGTTACATCCAGACCCTTATAGTGTTAATCCAGTCCTTTCTTCAAAAGTTGCATGAATTCCTTGGCACCAGTTCTTACAGAGATGAGCAAGGGATTAAAGGGTCACTTGCTGACACTTCCATGACTATAAATGATTTCTTATTTTCACTTAACATTGACAACCTCAACTTAGTGAAACTCCACAGGTACATCAAAGACAGCAAAATAATTCACAAG ATAAGTGGCTATGGAACTAAACTGGCAAGCTTGCAAAGTCACAATTCCATTTGTTCTGATAGCCAGAATAATAGTGAGGAAGGAAGCATCTTATCTGGCTTTCAGACATTAGATAATATCATTATTTCACTGGTTCACAATGATAGAGATGGAAGAATATTACTCTCAAGACCAAAATTATCTGGTCAGAAAGAGGAAGGATACATTAAATTTATGATGCTGTCTGGACACACAATCTTTTCTGAG GTCTTGGATCAAGCATATGGTGTTGTTCTGGCTGGGGGAACACTTCAACCCATTGAAGAGACAAGAGTACGCCTCTTCCCTAATTTGTCACGGGATGAAGTACATTTCTACACATGCAACCATATTGTCCCTCCAGAGAGCATTTTGCCTATTGTAGTTTCGCATGGCCCATCAGGCGTTGACTTTGATTTCAGTTATAATTCAAGAAATTCTTTGAACATG ATTGGAGAGCTAGGGCGCCTACTTTGCAACCTCGTGGCAATTGTTCCAGAAGGATTTGTAGTGTTTTTCTCTTCCTTTGACTACGAAGGACGGGTTTATGATGCATGGAAAGCTTCGGGAGttctttcaaaaatttcaaagaaaaaaattgtGTACAGGGAACCTAAAAGTAGTAATGACGTTGAGCATGTACTCAAGAAGTACAAGGAAACCATTGCAAGTTGTGATACAATATTGAAAGATACTGGAATCAATGGAGCTGTTCTGTTAGCAGTGGTTGGGGGAAAGATCTCTGAAGGTATAAATCTTAGCGACGGCATGGGTCGTTGCATTCTAATGGTTGGTCTTCCATATCCAAGTCCTGATATAGAACTGATTGAAAGAGTACAACATATAGAAGGACTAGGACAAGCCATACCACAGAGGTGCAACAAGCCCTTTAGGAATTCATCTAATGATGGACACGAGGCTGAGTCTGGTTTTGGCTTCTTACGAAGGTGCAAGCAAAGAGGAAAAGAGTATTATGAGAACTTGTGCATGAAGGCCGTAAATCAATCAATTG GTCGAGCGATCAGGCACGTAAATGACTATGCTGCAGTTTTGTTAGTTGACTCACGTTATGCTTGCAGCCAATTAAGCCAAAACATGTCACACCCGACGAACAAACTACCACTCTGGATAAAGCAGCGGCTTGTCTCATCTACTCAAAACTATGGTGAAGTCCATCGGTTGCTGCATAAGTTTTTCCAATTTAATCGACAAAAGCGGCATACAGGAGGAGCAGAAGCACAGATAGGACTCGGATATTCATGA
- the LOC122022760 gene encoding ankyrin-3-like isoform X3, translated as MYGETPFHMAAKNGCSESARLLLAQGASLDAKVNNGMTPLHLAVWHALRAEDCKTEGMTPLNHLSESASREKLRGLLIKHMEEQRKCKAIESCSEAKAKMDEFKSAISGIIGLQDLKMQLRRWARGMLFDEKRRAFGLNMLQEGLHLWLSLVTLEQISEAKGGILFVDEA; from the exons ATG TATGGTGAGACACCGTTTCATATGGCAGCAAAAAATGGCTGTAGCGAATCTGCAAGACTCCTACTGGCACAGGGTGCTTCACTTGATGCAAAAGTTAAC AATGGGATGACTCCACTACATCTGGCAGTTTGGCATGCACTACGGGCAGAAGATTGTAAAACT GAGGGCATGACCCCTTTAAATCATCTCTCGGAAAGTGCTAGTAGAGAGAAACTTCGAGGACTCCTTATCAAGCACATGGAAGAGCAAAGGAAATGCAAAGCTATTGAGTCTTGTAGTGAAGCAAAAGCTAAGATGGATGAGTTTAAATCAGCTATTTCAGGTATTATTGGATTGCAAGATCTCAAAATGCAATTGCGCAGATGGGCGAGGGGCATGCTTTTTGATGAGAAGAGAAGAGCATTTGGATTAAATATGCTCCAAGAAGGCCTCCACTTATGGCTTTCCTTGGTTACCCTGGAACAG ATAAGTGAAGCAAAGGGAGGAATTCTTTTTGTAGATGAAGCTTAA
- the LOC122022760 gene encoding ankyrin-1-like isoform X1, which translates to MYGETPFHMAAKNGCSESARLLLAQGASLDAKVNNGMTPLHLAVWHALRAEDCKTVSTLLEYNANCSAKHNEGMTPLNHLSESASREKLRGLLIKHMEEQRKCKAIESCSEAKAKMDEFKSAISGIIGLQDLKMQLRRWARGMLFDEKRRAFGLNMLQEGLHLWLSLVTLEQISEAKGGILFVDEA; encoded by the exons ATG TATGGTGAGACACCGTTTCATATGGCAGCAAAAAATGGCTGTAGCGAATCTGCAAGACTCCTACTGGCACAGGGTGCTTCACTTGATGCAAAAGTTAAC AATGGGATGACTCCACTACATCTGGCAGTTTGGCATGCACTACGGGCAGAAGATTGTAAAACTGTGAGCACATTGCTAGAATACAATGCCAATTGTAGTGCCAAACATAAT GAGGGCATGACCCCTTTAAATCATCTCTCGGAAAGTGCTAGTAGAGAGAAACTTCGAGGACTCCTTATCAAGCACATGGAAGAGCAAAGGAAATGCAAAGCTATTGAGTCTTGTAGTGAAGCAAAAGCTAAGATGGATGAGTTTAAATCAGCTATTTCAGGTATTATTGGATTGCAAGATCTCAAAATGCAATTGCGCAGATGGGCGAGGGGCATGCTTTTTGATGAGAAGAGAAGAGCATTTGGATTAAATATGCTCCAAGAAGGCCTCCACTTATGGCTTTCCTTGGTTACCCTGGAACAG ATAAGTGAAGCAAAGGGAGGAATTCTTTTTGTAGATGAAGCTTAA
- the LOC122022760 gene encoding protein phosphatase 1 regulatory subunit 16A-like isoform X2, whose translation MYGETPFHMAAKNGCSESARLLLAQGASLDAKVNNGMTPLHLAVWHALRAEDCKTVSTLLEYNANCSAKHNEGMTPLNHLSESASREKLRGLLIKHMEEQRKCKAIESCSEAKAKMDEFKSAISGIIGLQDLKMQLRRWARGMLFDEKRRAFGLNMLQEGLHLWLSLVTLEQICEIFILLD comes from the exons ATG TATGGTGAGACACCGTTTCATATGGCAGCAAAAAATGGCTGTAGCGAATCTGCAAGACTCCTACTGGCACAGGGTGCTTCACTTGATGCAAAAGTTAAC AATGGGATGACTCCACTACATCTGGCAGTTTGGCATGCACTACGGGCAGAAGATTGTAAAACTGTGAGCACATTGCTAGAATACAATGCCAATTGTAGTGCCAAACATAAT GAGGGCATGACCCCTTTAAATCATCTCTCGGAAAGTGCTAGTAGAGAGAAACTTCGAGGACTCCTTATCAAGCACATGGAAGAGCAAAGGAAATGCAAAGCTATTGAGTCTTGTAGTGAAGCAAAAGCTAAGATGGATGAGTTTAAATCAGCTATTTCAGGTATTATTGGATTGCAAGATCTCAAAATGCAATTGCGCAGATGGGCGAGGGGCATGCTTTTTGATGAGAAGAGAAGAGCATTTGGATTAAATATGCTCCAAGAAGGCCTCCACTTATGGCTTTCCTTGGTTACCCTGGAACAG ATCTGTGAAATCTTCATACTGTTAGACTAA